The Oreochromis niloticus isolate F11D_XX linkage group LG18, O_niloticus_UMD_NMBU, whole genome shotgun sequence DNA window TCTTGTGCCACCTGAGACGTTTCCAGATCTAATAGCGGGGGTCCCTGATGGTAGATGCCACCGAAGCAGTCCACAGTTCCTCAGTGTGATTCGTAACTCTTCCGTGATCGACAAGTTCATGGATTTGCTTCTCTTGATTTTAAGGAGCTCACGACTGTATGAGCGTTgtaaaaagaaatcaagagaaagaGCAAAACAAAGACGTGAACACTGTTTTGTTGGGAGAGGAAGCAGTCGTTGCCTGTGTCCGAGCCGccatcttgaaaaaaaaaatgtttaaaaccgTTGCACAAACACCTAAAACTGATCAAAAcaacatattaaacataaatatgtgcCAGTTACAAGAACTTATATGCGTTTCATTGAGGTTTATTATGCTCAGTTTCTCAATACTGGCATGttgaaaacaaattaaataaataaaaataaatatgtttaagTTAACCAGTATAATGAATCAGAAAATAGAATTACAGTGATTCTAATAACAGACCTTACCAAGAGTCTGACCATGGTATGTGTTTGGTGCAGGATGGGGGTGTAATGAAGGTTGTCTTTATTACCTATTAttgagaatagaaatattttactgctattatttgctgctatttttataatcatcattaccatttcatgttaatagtgatgttgcattcagatgcattcagatgttcaaatatatgggtattatattagtctttattacaagtccaagaagaaccattttaaattgttgagttgaatctataattttaaatgcttttctaatgcttcgataatcttaaaggtttctgtgtagactgcagggacaggaagttacatgtgtttgaagttgcaggcttttgcagaagtgaaactgaaaccagagtttaactgcaagttaagagcagggtgttattatgcatgtatcgttgattaacacacacacttagttagagggatcactgataggggaaagttcaaattgttttgtttggggttgcttttagactatattaggaggagcaaacatattggcagatctgagaaggaaaacctgtgttatgaaaatgattttaatcttttatacatgattgcatttgagcttattaaagagctgtggctcctggtcaagtgaaggtcagaaactcttggcgggCGTTAATGATCAGCCAATACAAGGTGAGGagaacaggagctctgaaaggaattgccacacacctgcttacatgacatatgcctggagttatatccttatatccttATAAGAGTAAGTTTGTGTCATTTATCACGTATATCCTTTTAAGTAAGTTTAAGGTTCACTTATGTTCAGTTTAGGTAAGTTTCCCTTCATGGTTGGAGtatcatcatttgagtgtgaccTTTAGTCTAGGAGTTACTCATAGTATGAgctcaggccttatgtctggctatgacagaggtgtgaggtgagccagggtgcaggagaggtcatgacacagacATAGCCTGCACaccaggcacacacacactcacgcacacacgtacacaccatagtagattcACTTTAGTAGGTAAAaagttaagatgtgtttttgctgcaagtgCAGAATTGGGCTGGCGTACTGTCAGACGCTTACAGGAAGCGTACTGATGTTCTGGGAGATAAGAGGGCATACGTGGTgcgacaccgggatggagatgagacgtaatgttctttaaactatgttaGAAAAGTtaacggaacattttgtggtttggattgacgtaagctgtactttgtctatgtttttgcaaaagagggggctttgttgtcctACTCCTATAAAACCTTGTCTAAttgttgtaagttcagttcgagtgctgactttgcccagcttgaactccacgcgtgtaatcaataaatcttCGCTTTGATCACATCCtctggaccagagttgttattttgcttgtgagccctccgtactcctttCTCCAATTTTTGAATCTTAACACTATCCATATAATGGTTAAGTAATGAAGACATAACAtggattattttaatatttattttaatggaaAGGGCACTCATACAtaggtttttttatgttttattgattatttggCTTTAAGTTTTCCTTGCGGGCAGTTTTCCAGCTGCTACTGTCTGTCTAAGTAAAGAAATTTCAGTTAGTATGGGAAGCTGGTGGAAAACAATACTTTTACACTTACCTTTTCGATAAGATTGTCATAGCTGTGGTTTATCTTGATGGTTCTGCCAGCCAAAAGAGTCCCCAGGGAGCTGGAGTGCCCTTTTAAAAGTTCCTGGTGGTACCAAGTGATTGAAGAGAGGATTGAATAAACATATTAGTTTATGGTAGATTGTAGTCAGGTGgctacggaagcgtagagctgccacccaggcaaaagaaaaatagaactACATCACATTATAACGTGAAAACATTATACttctaacaatatacttttcacaTTTGAACAACATAACTATCACGTTATAACAAAATCTCCCCTTGCCTCAATCCAAGGATAAAACAGAACTTAACTAATTCCGATAAACGAGCCATTTCCTCGAACTCTGATCTGCACTGTCATCCACTTCACTATGTTTTAAGGCAAACATATATATCATgttcaaaaaataaaagatatgtTATAATGTGAAAACTTTATTGttcaaacaatataattatgACATTCGTACAAaataatattatgtttttgttacaATGTGATagttatgtatattgtaataacgtgattttatattgtacaaacatgaaaagtatattgttagaacaataaagttCACATTATAACGTGATAtggctctatttttcttttgcctgggtggcagctctgcGCTTCCGTAGTTGGCAAAGTGGGAAATATTTTGTTTACTAATTCTAATTATAGTTTTTATCTCTACAGCATTGATTTGATATTAATAAAGGTTATTAGATAAGAATTGTGTGTGGTAGGGTATTATGTTATGtctatttaaataataaatcattGTTTAAACATGGTGTGTTCTCCTgttgcttgtgacttcttgatgttttttactaataaaaaaaatggaatagtatgtgtgtatatatatatatatatatatatatatatatatatatatatatatatatatacatatatatatatatatatatatatatatatacatatatatatatataacaatgTGAAACACAATGTTATAATAGGTTGTGAGTATGTTTGTGCTGTGAGGTCCCTGCTTCCACCTGATTAAGTAATTAACCAGCAGTCAGGTACGTTTATATCCTCCTGAGAGCCAGCCTATTCATTTATTTCCTCTAtaataaacatttgtttttggtctctattttgacttatttgagcTATCATAATAAGTCTCGATCTACTAAATAGAGGAAATCCTGTCTTTCTATTGATAGCCCATGTGTTTGGGTGGCCTCTTTTAGCTCCAAAGggaaaggaaattaaaaaaaacattcgaTGGGAAGATGCAGTTATAAGTATGTTTATATCATATTCTTATGTACATATTAGACCCGTAGAATTGCTGATAAACTGGTTTTTATTTAGGAACAGGCAGAGCGTCCTCTCTTCCTGGCTCCATGTCTATAATTATGTCACACACTGATTCGCTCTCACAaaatcaccaaaacacagcacaaatccCACCAATGATTCAATTCCTTATAAATAATTGAATCAGATACTGAAGCAGTGACGTGCTGAATGAAGCTTCAGACGTCATTGATCACGTGACTCTGATCAGACAAACCAAGCCTCAGCACAGTGTttctgaagcagtgtgttgatttttttttttttgacacacgTGCCGGAGCTTCAGCTTCAAACGGGCCGTCACCATCAGAGTTGCTGGAACCATGTCCCACTACTGGGCTACTCTGTTTTATTCTGTGTTAAGTTTTTGAATGTgaattttgagtgattttaaagtttaaactttGTGTTAAATCTTGTACGTCagataaaaagagagagagagagatgaggtgtGGGTAAATATCGGATGATTAAATTTCAACAACCTGATTGGCCCAAGTGTGAAGATGTGATGTCCACTGAGGGAAGGGGGGAGAAAGGGTGAGCAGGTATGAAAGtgaggtgaagaagagattcGGGGTTCTTCCCTTTTGTCCTCTGTGAGATGAGCAGTTCAGAAGTTTGGATCTAAGAGGTTCACAGTTAAGTTTCCAGCAGAGACACTAAAAGGAGAACCACAGTCCAACCTGTGAATGTTTTTAACCCTTTGTGAAACAACAAAGGCATAAATATGATCATATAAATATGATCTACTGGGTCAGACTCACAGGATCAGGGATTAGAACTCCTTTTATCAGAGAGATGAAATCTACTTCCTGTACAGGGTTTTTTTGTGGGCCCACCGATCGACAGAAACTAGAGTCAATAAAAAAACTGGACATTGGCTCAATGTGTGTGTGGCACAGGGAAACAAGGACTGAGCGCTGTGTAGTCCCACATAAAGTCAGACACCTGGTCACCCGAGGTGGACCATGGCATGGTCTATATGGAGGATACAGACACTGCTGAAAACATGACTCTGTCTGGTTTAGATGATAAAATGTCTTTACTTTAGGAGGCTGTGGCTCAGAGTACATTCACATAATGCCtttgaataaatgtaaaaagcttgtttttctcctgctttgatttctttgtcCAGGTAGAAATTCTGCTTTTTGCCTCTAAAATCTGAAACAGTTTGAAACAAAGTTTGGCGCTCTAatcctctctgtgtttgtccttTGGTCAGATGGTGATATTGAATGAAATATTCCAGTATTCAGTAGCTCAGCAGCTTTGTAACATGTGGTTTTGCACACTGTTCAAACCTCAGATGTTTGTGTAAACAAGTGTGGAGGACACAAACTCACGGGGGGAGGAAGGACATTTACTGTTGATGTGTCTGACATTTAGTCTCCATGAGTTCTCATAAGACTGAAGAACTCTGTGATCTCTAACATGCAGCTGTATGTTTTGAAATGATGTGTCTCATTCTCTGGACTTTACTAGACAACGAGTGAAGAACATATAACGAATATCATCTTTAAAGTGATGAATAATAACTCTGCCTCTGTGTCTTCATAAAAAGATCGTACTTCTGAAAGGTCAGAGGGCAGCATCCACTCTGGGTTTACACAGTTTTGCAGGTTTAGCTCTTCTGAAGTTCAGCACCTGCTttttcaaccaatcagaagccAGTATTGTAGAGAGTTCATATTTAATTTCATGCAATTGAATAATTTTGAATGTTTAGGTGAATATTTCTATTTAGAGTATTTTCTCGATCAGTGTCTTCAGTCCTGACCCTGAGTgcgtacatttaaaaataaagtgataTAACTTCTTTTACATTACTGTGAACTTCTTGTACAGTTTGACAGCTGATTGTTGTCGTGTTTGTCGTCATATGAAGATCGTTTCCTAAAGAggactgaacagtcatttaaccTCTGGCTCCATCCATGAATCTGATATTTGCTGTATAATCTGTGCTGTTAACAGGgacgattttagcccatttttgaatcaaagcacccccaaagatttcttacttttttttgacaatatttgctgtttgtgtgacacactactaaaaatataaaaagcatacagtacttggttgagatggaacattttaacaacaaaagtatagataacccctcccccctcccaaaatggtttgctCCAGCTCGCCCCCACTCTGGCTCTAGGgtcgttgctgccagagcgatggtagctgagacgcagcggagcggaggtggagtgcctggattaaaacaggacatattagcagcatttaaccttcagttactctttatatagttaggtaggagtcataacatgtttctttttagctgaaaaacattacacccaggtaacctgcagtgttgaaaacatgttttccgacgatgtttgctaccctacaatccgtcctactctgtagtaaattcagtgacatttgaccgtcctgttgctcccactgaaatgtatacagcctatttaaaatctaaaacttaaaattgtccgtagcctgctgttgttaccactgtcctgtttgaaatggatactaactagctaactgactgaatgcccattaaccttataactcttgttgtgtgtgtgtgtgtgtgtgtgtgtgtgtgtgtgtgtatatatatagagagagacagccaggttcataatggatataaggaagttttttcaaaaacaggagccacattcaggtaaaagtgtaagaacaaatgatccatcaataaaggataatgttggatcagtgtttcaatatttatatcttttattagatgttcatgtggtttggttatttgccttttggttgaaagtacactgagagaggacttttcgttagtgatcttaataaaaaaaattttcatattaatgtaattttttcatctaattgaatacaatctatttgtgtatgattgtcagtccaaagagggagagaggaggaaagaggggaacgtgaggagaaagtacaaggtcaggaagaaccaggtaaggaaacagacagggaacagtgacaggcaaaacagaaactattaaactgacgaagagaaaaaacctgattttactcatacagtctggaagttgtgtcctccctatattaaagctgctatacagaatctgcaaaacaaactgggttgaaacattttttaccctctttaacaacattccaacataacattatcattgattggggagattaaaattaatgatatatttttatgtggttgagccacaactctactaaaacctcagccagtaataggtaggccaacttttggactgtccagttgtctgtatgactgccgcatACAGACTTATGCGgcaactttttacagtgtgtaccacctgagaaaaatgtcaagctctcccaaataccactatgaaagcatgaaactcataaaacttacaacacaaaatcagtattattaaattagttaaattagtatctgcagtaaaggttttttcatacattgtatacattctaccacaggcaaagttgcctccattttatagttttttattaatattttgtaataatttattctgtttcgggagtgttttttatgtatctgtattatattatacatacacattaaaagtgaatctctgtccaaaacatgcactcagtttacttcttactcactatgagcagcatttaaataacctttatcagatttgatggttttgttacagacttcccaaaaaagtgttttgcttttctttcacaaatgtgggattaaattgtgttaaaatgtacaaaacagtgatgtcatgttttgagacgaggacccaggcacagagagacttgatgaatttaagaatcttatgatttaataaagaaatttgcagacttgcacagagatggtaaaattatgatgactgatagcggagatgaagacaacagacgatgaggacagggaggaacaggggtttaaatgcaccaaggagacagtcagagggaactcgggacaactggagacatttaaggatgcatggactcacagagacagggaagaagtctcattgtgaCGTGTAacgtttatcttgcctggctgggcagctctctgggtgctcagcacccccaaagctctgatcctagaatcgcccctggctGTTAATAGTCTAATGGAACATATAATTTGTACATATAATTTCATATGTAATTATGATTATCTTTACCCATtaagattttaaatgaaacgaTAAACAAAGGCCAAGAAAACTGAGTTAAACTCCTGAGTCTACTATATATTTGCATCATGAATAAATGAATTGTTTGCACCAGtaataaataatcaaatacatcaaattatcatcaattatttaaataaaaagaaccatcgcaccaaacaaaacaacaattcAACAGACAGTTCTATAAAACTGTGGATGATTCAAAGTGCTGCTATAACTGCACAAAAAAACTGCAGTGAGAAAAGCTTTGGATGTTCAGTTTAGTTATAATGACAGTTAAACAACTAAAATACTCGGTTAAGTAGGTGAGACAAAGTTACATTTACTGGATCAGTTTAAGACCAAAACACATTTGAATGAATTACTGACATGGACACTTTGTGAAAAATTACTAAACAGTTCAGGCAAAATTTTACTAAAACCTTGAATTAATCTTGAAAGTTTTCATTTCAAGCACATcttgatgttttcatttaaaatccactgtgactgtgtacacaggaaaaactacaaaatgatgttttgtttgtttgtttttgtaaacacTGTGGACCGATCTGCATTTGTTATTgctaaatttaaatatttgttacTATTTAATGATCATAATCTCATTTGAACATGGTTTGATTTAGTGGAGTCAGTTGTTCCCATGCATCATTCTGTAAGTGTGAGAATGAACTAAGATtagaaaatgtcaaaatataaagtgtcatttatttttattattttctgggTCAGACCTTTTACTGCATGCTGTAATCAACTGAATGGCTCTTGGTCGCTCTGTAAGAATATTTCTTTAGTGCCTCCCTTCACAGATGTGTCTGTATCAGGATGGGTCTAAACAACATGGTGTAAATGCAGTTGCTGGTGAGCCTCATTTCCTGTAGGAGGTGAACAAGAGCAGAGATCTGTTTCCCTTCAGAGCACAGAGGTTGTTTCTGTTCAGAGGAAGTGAAACTGTCTGACAGTCACTGAGAGACGGTGAAACGGCACagcacatgaatcaaatggaccaaacaaaattctgctgttcagtctgtttggatctactgaaggatccggtgactattccctgtggacacagctactgcatgaactgtattaaaagcttctgggatgaagaggaaaagaagaaaatctacagctgccctcagtgcagaCAGACTTTCACAGCGAGGCCTGTCCTGGTGAAAAACACCATGTTAGCAGATTTagtggaggagctgaagaagactggactccaagctgctcctgctgatcactgctatgctggacctgaagatgtggcctgtgatgtctgcactggaagaaaaatgaaagcctTCAAGTCCTGTTTATTCTGTCTGGCatcttactgtgagaaacaccttCAGCCTCATTATGATGTAGctccattaaagaaacacaagctggtggagccctccaagaagctccaggagaagatctgctctcgtcatgatgaggtgatgaagatgttctgccgtactgatcagcagagtatctgttatctctgctctgtggatgaacataaaggccacgacacagtctcagctgcagcagaaaggactgagaggcagagagagctggaggtgagtcgacaaaacatccagcagagaatccaggacagagagaaagatgtgaagctgcttcaacaggaggtggaggccatcaatcagtctgctgatcaaacagtggagcacagtgagaagatcttcactgagctgatccatctcatccagaaaagaagctctgatgtgaagcagcagatcagatcccagcaggaaactgaagtgagtcgagtcaaagagcttgaggagaagctggagcaggagatcactgagctgaagaggaaagatgctgagctgaagcagctctcacacacagaggatcacatccagtttctacacaactacccctcactgtcagcactcagtgagtctacagactcatccagcatcaatatccgtcctctgagctactttgaggatgtgacagcagctgtgtcagaggtcagagataaactacaggacattctgagagaggaatggacaaacatctcactgacagtcactgaagtggatgttttactgtcagatccaccagagccaaagaccagagctggattcttaaaatattcatgtgaaatcacactggatccaaacacagcaaagacaatattgttattatcagaggggaacagaaaagtaacagtaatgaaacaacaacagtcttattCTGATCACCCAGACAGATTCACTAACAGGTGTCAGGTCCTGAGCAGAGAGAGTCTGACTAgacgttgttactgggaggtggagcgGAAACGGAGAGGAGTTGATGTAGCAGTCGCATACAAGAATATCAGCAGAGCAGGGAGTGGGAGTGAATGTGTTTTTGGATGTAATGACAAATCTTGGGCATTAGAGTGTAACaataacagttacacattttgGTACAACAACATCCAAACTCCTGTCTCAGGTCCTCGttcctccagagtaggagtgtacctggatcacagagcaggtattttgtccttctacagcgtctctgaaaccatgactctcctccacagagtccagaccacattcactcagccgctctatgctggacttTGGTTTCATAATTATGGAGACACTGCTGAGTTGATTAAACTGAAATAGTCTGAAGTCTTTCATATTGTGGgtttaaatctgtattttagtttcattttattttctctccatcatttctgcacagagatcagctgtcagtcaaacatTATGGGTGGTACCTCCACATCTTCTAGTTGTTCTCTTGATGTTTCTGAGTTTTTAAAGGAGATCTTTCCTGTGACTGTTTATGGAGGCTATCACTGCTCATCATCATTTTGATttactaaaatatttctccacatgaaaatgtaaacttctctatcctctaaatgtttctggaatatttgtattggaaaaatgttgacaTTTCTCTTTATGAGTATGGCagaccatgtgtgtgtgtttgttagccAAACTGAGTTTTGTCTATTGGATTATTATCCTGCCTTTTGTAGGTGAGTGCAGAATTCAAGAGGATTACGACACTCCATTTGCAGTCCAAGTTCTTCTCCCAGCTGGATAGTTATTCGGCAAACCTTATGAAGATATATGCCAAGAAGGGTGGAGTACAAGGGAGAAAAATTAAGACCATCATGATCACCCAGGTATGACAAGATATATTTTTACAAGCTCAACTAAAGAAAGTTTGGATAATGTGTAAAGTGTAAATAAAACCAGAATGCAGTGAATTTGCATTTCAAAACCACATTTTACTTACAAATGAACATAGAAATTTAGTGAGTTagaaaatgtgtaaatgtttttGTACTTGATTCTAATTTGCTGCTGAGTCATTTTTACTCTGCTTGAACTGCAGCTTCTAGAACACAGTTTAGAAAACTAATCAGTTAAATTTGTAGTTAACCTAAAATATCTGTTTAGTGAAATTGATTTCACTTTGATCTACAGACAAACTAGCGTGATTTTCATGTCTCCTTTATCAGGCTGTGGGATGGTAAGCTTTAGTGTTTAAGTGAGTCCAGTTTAAATTTTCAGACTCTAATGTGTCGATGTTACcttacaaataaacaacagcactTTAAGCAACTTCACTGAAAAGCAATTTAGTGGAACTacaatgtttattttactgctctgtttattaaaaCATCAGATTCCACATTTGCTGCAACATTCATCTGGCTTCATAGGACAGGCCTCTGTTGCTCGACTTTTGGGAGAAGAATGTTGTCTCATTCTTGTCTGATACACGATTCTAGCTGCTCTACAGAGGCCTATACTAGGAAATGGCTTCAACAGCGAGTTTgatctcccccccccccccccatagaTTTCCGTCTTTTGTCGTATTTTCCACTTATCACGTGCCAAATGTTATCAGGTGGTGAAATGTCTGGAGAGCTGGCAGGCCAGTTCATCAAATTCAAgatgagctaatatttttcttaaaaatgatCACATTCCCATGTTAAAAATTTAATATATTCATTTGTAAGTGACATATAGTTTTGAGACCAAGAAAACATTGCATTCTGATTTTATGTACACATCATCTAAACTTTCTTGAAATGGGGGTATGGCATGATTAAATTAAtacacaaagtaaaaaataatattaaaatgacaGATTTGTCTAAAATGCATAAAGACTATTTGAAAAGATTAAGACTGTAAAACAATAGCGATAAGAGGGTGCGGAGCCTGGCGATGACCCTCAGGATGTTATGATTGTTCTAGAGTGGGTGGAAGTAATGGGTGAGTTGGGCAATGTAGCTTTTGCAGTGGCAATGTTGCTTGGTCTGGTCTACTCACTGAACCTGAGCTACCCTCTGGAACTCAGGTACACCTTTGAGGTCCTGCAGAAGATTCTTATGGAATTAGATGCACACGAACTATCAAACAGCACACAAAGTACAGGTTCTCAAAACACTATTTTCTCGTTGAGAAATGTTGCCATTACAACAGCTACACCATGTATCTGGACCATGAAcctaaaatagaatagaatagaaatagaatagaaaactttatttgtcaatttcttcaaatgtacttgccaTACAAAGGAATTGAAATTACGTTTCACACTGTCCCATGCGTAGACATTGACAACAATAAAGTGCagatgcacaacaaaagcagcccTAACAATAAGGTAATATTAAATAGGTAACAGGATAGACAAGACCTAacatgtaataaaataaataaaataaagtgttcCAACAGTGTTCCCTGGAAAGTAGTATACTAGTCTACTTGAGGTAGGTTGTGGTTGGTaggggtttttgttttaatgcagcaTAAGACTATAGcagcagtaatagtaatataaataatataaatagtgctaaaagaaatactaaaaatatatagcagcaggtgtgtgcaaTTGCAATGCAGAGGTAGTTGTTTCCAGTCAGGAATGTTTTCCAGTTCTTGGTTCAGAGAGTGTTTCCTTGTTGGAGAGTGTGCATGGATGGGAGGTGGGGGGTAGAGTCCAGTCTGTCTTCCTATACTTCTGCCAATCTGGTGATTCTGCTGGCTGGGAGCCGGGAGGGAAGAGAGTTCAGCAGTCTCACAGCCTGGTGGATGAAGCTGTTGGTGAGCCTGGTAGTGCGGGAGCGGAGACTTCTGTATCTctttccagagggcaggaggctgAACAGACAGTGCGCGGGGTAGGTTGCATCATTGACAATTGTGATGGCTTTGCGGGTGAGGCGAGTGGTGTAAATGTCTTGCAGGGAGGGGAGTGGTACACCAACTATCCTCTCAGCTGTTCTC harbors:
- the LOC106097803 gene encoding tripartite motif-containing protein 16, yielding MNQMDQTKFCCSVCLDLLKDPVTIPCGHSYCMNCIKSFWDEEEKKKIYSCPQCRQTFTARPVLVKNTMLADLVEELKKTGLQAAPADHCYAGPEDVACDVCTGRKMKAFKSCLFCLASYCEKHLQPHYDVAPLKKHKLVEPSKKLQEKICSRHDEVMKMFCRTDQQSICYLCSVDEHKGHDTVSAAAERTERQRELEVSRQNIQQRIQDREKDVKLLQQEVEAINQSADQTVEHSEKIFTELIHLIQKRSSDVKQQIRSQQETEVSRVKELEEKLEQEITELKRKDAELKQLSHTEDHIQFLHNYPSLSALSESTDSSSINIRPLSYFEDVTAAVSEVRDKLQDILREEWTNISLTVTEVDVLLSDPPEPKTRAGFLKYSCEITLDPNTAKTILLLSEGNRKVTVMKQQQSYSDHPDRFTNRCQVLSRESLTRRCYWEVERKRRGVDVAVAYKNISRAGSGSECVFGCNDKSWALECNNNSYTFWYNNIQTPVSGPRSSRVGVYLDHRAGILSFYSVSETMTLLHRVQTTFTQPLYAGLWFHNYGDTAELIKLK